The Maridesulfovibrio zosterae DSM 11974 genome contains a region encoding:
- the rdgC gene encoding recombination-associated protein RdgC, which produces MPILSASVGLTRYRILDEISDDLIREIPERLAKFAFKDIDHTAEERSFGWVNMDDMLDDKWAVSPPEKAQYFTFSLRLDTRRIQPAVLKKHLQISLNHELAEAKKEGKNFISRDRKREIKEQVTLKLRARSLPIPAVFDVVWNVPENRIYLAATNSKVMDLFTDHFSDTFDLTLEPLTPFFLAMEMLGEEAVQKLESLDPTYFVG; this is translated from the coding sequence TTGCCAATACTTTCCGCCAGCGTCGGCCTTACCAGATACAGAATTTTAGATGAAATTTCAGATGATCTTATCCGGGAAATCCCTGAAAGATTAGCTAAATTTGCTTTCAAAGATATCGACCATACCGCCGAGGAACGCTCCTTCGGCTGGGTAAACATGGATGATATGCTTGATGACAAATGGGCTGTTTCGCCTCCTGAAAAGGCCCAATACTTCACGTTTTCTCTCCGTCTGGATACACGCAGAATACAGCCGGCGGTTCTGAAAAAACATTTACAGATATCTCTCAACCATGAGCTTGCCGAAGCTAAGAAAGAAGGTAAAAATTTCATATCCAGAGATCGTAAAAGAGAAATCAAGGAACAAGTTACCCTTAAACTGCGGGCACGAAGCCTGCCAATACCAGCAGTATTTGATGTAGTATGGAATGTTCCTGAAAACAGAATTTACCTTGCAGCGACCAACTCCAAAGTTATGGATCTCTTCACAGACCATTTTTCTGACACCTTTGATCTTACTCTGGAACCGCTTACTCCCTTCTTTCTGGCAATGGAAATGCTCGGCGAAGAG